The genomic DNA GAAACTTGTACAAGTTCATCAAGATTGAGACTTGGGCCATTGAGGATGTCACCAAGCCGCGTGCGGGGATCGTGTCCATGGAGGAGTGAGTCCCTCTGATACTCATGGCTTACTCGTATTAATGGTATTATAGTATAACAAGAACCCGCACCGGCGCATCGATCGACAACTCTGCGTTGAAGAACAAAGCCCCCATACgcgaggacgaggaagacgaggacgaaGGGGCCGAATCGGACGAATCGGACCGAAAATCTAAAATGTCGTTCTCTTACTGGGGTGCAGACCGAATCACCGTCCAGCCGACCGCACGCGGACCCAACGGCGCGCGTGTGCCAGTACGAAGAATACCAGGCGCACCCAGCTCGTACCTACGAGACGCCCGAACCGAGTCGAGCGCCAATGCAAAATTTGGGACTCGACTCAGGGAATCCGCTACGCCCGAACGGCCCTCGAGCAGGACCGGAGGATCCGCGAGTCGCGCGGGCGCGAGACGTTCGGAGAGCGCCAAACCGGCATGGGGCACGATGAGCCCGATCCCGGGTTCGCGTCGAGGATCGGCGTCGcttactcccgtccctccccCCGTCGCGTCGACTTCAACCACACCTCGCAAGCCAGCACCTAGCCCGCACCGAGCGTCGATTCAGGAATCGCAGTTTACCTCGCTCAGGACCGGtcttgaactcttctttgCAACCCCTTTTATCTTCGATGCCAGACGGGGgagaaaaaaaaggaaaagacATTGTGTTATCTATTGCCCCTTGCGCTGTGTGTTTTTTTGTTTGTCTTTTCCATTTGTTCTGTGAACTTTTCTCCCGTCGACTTACGGCCTTAACGATCCCACCCCCCCTCTGGTTCTGCGGTTACCACAAATTACTTACTCTTGAACAAACGTTTGCCTTGACTTGGGTTTTCCCTGTGTCTAATtacttttctttttctgtGATTGATTGTTTTCTTGTTTTTTTGATTGCTCTGATTGTCGGCCCGGTTCGCTCTTCCCTCACTAATTACCACAATCGATACCTCTCTTTTCCTCTCCCACCCGTTGCATTTCTTTACTTATTGTCACACTCGCTCGCTTTTCTTTCTCGTTCTCTCCGTAGCTCGCTCGTTCCTTACCCTGCAGTTCTGCTTTATATGATACACCTACTCTTCTACAGCATCATCATCCTCACCACAAAAAGCAGAAAAACAGTTTATGCAAAAAGCTCCGGTCGTACATATTTAATTACTTTAGGTCTTCATTCATCGTATGTGTGGTATACCGTATTCTTTTCTTGCAATTCCTGGAAATATATGTAGATGTTGACAACGGATCACACACGCAAGTCGAGCGAATTCAGATCGATAGTTGTATTCATTGCGTCGATAAAATGTAAATGTCAAACTCTATCTGATCTCTATCTAGTCGGTGTCGGTGTATGCGGCATTGTGAATGCTCACGCTCCGTCCGCTCGGATCGGATGCGCATCCCCAGTCTCCACGCGGGATCCAGCGAACAGCGGTGGATGCGGCTGCCTTGGTCGGGAACAAGCCTGTGTGTATAAGCAGCATTGTTTTCTATTAGTTACTAACCCGGTTAGGAATAGCGAATACGTACCCTGGAAGACTTCGCGAATAAAGTACCCCTCTTTGGTATCTGGCGTGTCTTCTGGGAATGCATTGTGCCTGTTGGCAAATGCTTCATCCGTAACCGCAGATGCTGCGTGGTCTTTTATCCTATAGGAGGATAAGCATAGACCAGCAGCTACGGTATGGGTGGAGCTTACCCGTCGATCCAAGAGTATCCAACGCCATCCGAGAATTGTTCCTTTTGTCGCCAGAGAATGGACTTGGGAGATACGGCTATGGAATAGCCCGGTTTTAATTCGAGGAGATGGGAGAATCAACGTAACCATGTATTTACCTTGCCATCTGGAGAACAATCAAAGGCTTTCCTCAGGATGTACTATTTATACACTTATTAGTTGTGATTAATACAATGACAACTAGCATACTTGCCTTTTCCATCTTTGGCTTCCCGTCTTCGTCGACCTCTGTTTCTGAGCCCTTTGTAAAGGTTTTATACTTGGGATCAATGTTCATTGCTACTTCGAGGAACTCCTTGTCTAGAAAAGGGACACGAGCTTCCAGGCCCCATGCCATGGTTGACCTATGCGAGATTGCTATTAGAACGCTTTGTCCACAGCGTAATAAAGCTTACTTGTTGGCTCGTAGACAGTCAGCCGTATGTAGGTTCTTGACGCGCTTCACACATTCCTGGTGGAACGCCTCGGGCGTTGGCGCCGCATGGAAGTACAAGTAACCTACAATGACATATCAGTCCGGCTCTCATCAACTTGAATCACAGAACTTGCCTCCAAAAATTTCATCACTTCCCTCCCCACTGAGAACCATTTTGACACCCATAGCCTTGATCTTGCGGCTGAGCAAATACATTGGAGTACTCGCACGTACAGTCGTCACATCATATGTCTCCAAATGGTAGATCACTTCTGGGATCGCGTCAAGGCCTTCTTGGACTGTGAATGTATATTCGTGGTGAACTGTCCCAAGGAATGCAGCCGCCTTGCGTGCAGCCAGGAGATCTGGCGAATTAGGAAGTCCGATCGAGAACGAGTGTAACTGGGGCCAGGCGGCAAGCGTTGCTGTAACAAAACATGTGAATAAACTAAACTTAAAAAATGAACGCCTATTTTCACCTGCTTCATCAACTAAAAGATCCTTGGGAGTTGCGGTTCCGCTCATAGCCTCTATGCGCTTCTGCCTCACGGCGAGTTGTGCAAGCGCTACTTTTTCTGTTTCTCTTGCCGCGATCGCAGCAATGAGACTACTATCTAGTCCTCCACTGAGTAGTACTCCATATGGAACCTCACTCATGAGACGTTTTCGAACCGCCTCCTCAAGCTTCGTTCTGACCAAGTCCAAATCGACCTTGTTGGTTGGAATCGAACCTTCGGCCTCGGAGTCACCGTCCCACCAAGTCGGCTTGAAATAGCGTTCGATGGTATCTGTCTTGCTATCATAGACGTGTCCAGGAGGGAACGAGATGATATCGTCACATTCGTCGACCAgagctttgagctcagaCGCAAAATAGACTGCTCCCGGATTTTTGGAACTTCGTCCCTGGTAGAGAGTTGTAATGCCGATCGGATCCCGAGCCGCGATGATACGAGTAGGGGTTACGGATTCATCAAGGAGGACAAACGAGAACATGCCGTCTAGAAGATTACATAGCTCTTTATCTTTTTGGCGATACTAAGTCTAGGTTAGACCGAACTGGATGCTATGCATGTAATCTGACTCACCAAATGCAGAATAACTTCACAATCCGAGTGGGTCTTGAATTTCTGTCCTTCTGCAAAGGACTTACGGAGCGCGATATAGTTGTAAATCTCTCCGTTAACGGCCAAATCAGCTTTCCGTCCTCGCTAACCAACGGTTGGGCACCCGTGTCTGAAATGCGGCGCCGTTTGGCTTCAGCATACATCAACTTGATCAAGCCAGATGAAGTAACCTACCAACACCAACGATGGCTAAGCGTTCATGCACAAGAATAGCTTCCTTGCCTACATAGCACCCCGACCAATCTGGGCCGCGATGCCtgagtttcttggagcatgcGATTGCTTTCGTGCGCCATGTAGCAGGTCTTTCAACTCCGTGAATCGCAAATATGCCACACATCCTGGTGGTTGATCGTCGTGGTCTTTGGGAGGTATTGGGATGAGCTATAGACTATCTAGCTGGCAG from Rhizoctonia solani chromosome 16, complete sequence includes the following:
- a CDS encoding asparagine synthase produces the protein MCGIFAIHGVERPATWRTKAIACSKKLRHRGPDWSGCYVGKEAILVHERLAIVGVAKRRRISDTGAQPLIYNYIALRKSFAEGQKFKTHSDCEVILHLYRQKDKELCNLLDGMFSFVLLDESVTPTRIIAARDPIGITTLYQGRSSKNPGAVYFASELKALVDECDDIISFPPGHVYDSKTDTIERYFKPTWWDGDSEAEGSIPTNKVDLDLVRTKLEEAVRKRLMSEVPYGVLLSGGLDSSLIAAIAARETEKVALAQLAVRQKRIEAMSGTATPKDLLVDEAATLAAWPQLHSFSIGLPNSPDLLAARKAAAFLGTVHHEYTFTVQEGLDAIPEVIYHLETYDVTTVRASTPMYLLSRKIKAMGVKMVLSGEGSDEIFGGKFCYLYFHAAPTPEAFHQECVKRVKNLHTADCLRANKSTMAWGLEARVPFLDKEFLEVAMNIDPKYKTFTKGSETEVDEDGKPKMEKATVSPKSILWRQKEQFSDGVGYSWIDGIKDHAASAVTDEAFANRHNAFPEDTPDTKEGYFIREVFQGLFPTKAAASTAVRWIPRGDWGCASDPSGRSVSIHNAAYTDTD